One Wenzhouxiangella sp. XN24 genomic window carries:
- a CDS encoding flagellar biosynthetic protein FliO, which yields MKRLLPLLPALLLAPLAAFGAEPQAAPEFTGAGEVGKMIAGLLLMIALIVGLAAALKRVKGFQRHLPGAIKIVSVASVGARERLMLVEVGGRQLLVGAAPGRIQTLLVLDEPVSVPQGAPGGAGGFAERLREAVGASALREPRS from the coding sequence ATGAAGCGTCTCCTGCCACTGCTGCCCGCATTGCTGCTCGCGCCGCTCGCCGCGTTCGGCGCTGAGCCGCAGGCCGCACCGGAATTCACCGGCGCCGGCGAGGTCGGAAAGATGATCGCGGGCCTGTTGCTGATGATCGCCCTGATCGTCGGCCTCGCTGCCGCGCTGAAACGCGTCAAGGGTTTCCAGCGCCACCTGCCCGGCGCCATCAAGATCGTCTCGGTCGCCTCGGTGGGCGCGCGCGAGCGGCTGATGCTGGTGGAAGTCGGCGGCCGGCAGCTGCTGGTCGGCGCGGCGCCGGGACGCATCCAGACGCTGCTGGTGCTGGACGAGCCGGTCAGCGTTCCGCAGGGTGCGCCCGGGGGTGCCGGGGGCTTCGCCGAGCGCCTGCGCGAGGCGGTCGGCGCCTCTGCGTTGCGGGAGCCGCGCTCGTGA